The stretch of DNA TTTCTTGTATACAGaaacatcaacatcttGGCCAAATTCAACATCTAAAATTGACATTGGAACTCTTCCTTGGTTCAATTCTTGCAAAACACTGGCGTTTCTTGGATCATCGTATCTATGCAAAGGTCCATCACCTACTGTGAAACCTTGTTTCCAAAATGTAATTTCTCTAGTCACTTTACTAGGTCTGAATTTTTTAGCACTGGCATTAGGATCCTCCACTACTTGACTTGGTTCATTCCCGTCACCCAATTTGAACCCTTTGCCtgaaaatttaattggtgATGGTTGATCATCTTGAGAAGCACTTGGTCTATCATCTGGTTGTTGCATTTGTTCTCTGGctttttggaaaatttgatcaattattgatcTGTCATTATCCTTATCTTTATTGGGATCTTCAACTTGCAATCCTGATTTCTCTCCTCCAGTAAAGAAATTGGTATTGGTCTTGTCAtcctcttcatcatcatcttcatcgtTCAAGTCTCTAAATGTTTTAACACCAGAGCCTTTAgcattagaagaagaagattttttggtttctgATTTTTGAGATGGTTCATTGTTGGCATAGAAATCCTCAACTGCTTCCACTAAATCATTGCTGTTTCTCAGTAAATACTGTTCAGCAAGGTATGTAGAAGAATTTGTTATAGATACAAATTCAGCAATCAATTGGGAATCTGGAGTATTTTCAGAcatatttcttttaaataGTTGTGAaataattgtaaaaaaaCGTGTTAACTTCGGGGTTGAACAACAAATTAATTTACGAAAGAATTGATGGCaatattttaattctattccaccattttttttgactcATTCCACACGACAAGTTCCAACAACCAACAAGTCAAACTAGATCAAACTTCATTTCCAAACAAGCTACAATCTACATCCTAAacacatttttttattctaaTTTAATAGACTGCTTTATAtcattttaataataaaatatctATATAAACAgtattaatatatatataagaaCCGATGTTGAAATCccaaataataaagtacaagttttgtaaataaaaaaaatataataaagaaaCATTTCCAACTTTCCCAAATTTTCAAGAAAACGGGAAAGATCTAAAAACGTCTCCAAATTAAtcacaattaaaaaatcaaaaagtttCATATCAAATTGTCGTCATAAAAcataaaaaagaaattacaTTAATGTTGAATAAAATGTAATTGAATACTAACCACGACTCAATAATTCAACatttcaagaattgaaaatgcaaaataaatcaatgaatGCTTTGAATCATAAAAGATTAGTATTTAGCTCTGAATTCTTTGGCAGCTTCAACCATATTGGTCAATGATTCCTTAACTTCTGGCCAGCCTCTAGTTTTCAAACCACAATCTGGGTTGACCCAGAATTTAGAAGCTGGGTAAACCTTCAagatttcttcaattctGGAAACAAATTCTTGTTTAGATGGAATTCTTGGAGAGTGGATATCGAATAAACCTAAACCAATGTGATTAGGATATTCAGAGAATTCTTGAATATAGTTTGGATCATCCTTCTTGGAGAATTCAATGGAAACAACATCAGCATCCAAAGCTTTAATATGGTTTGGATCCAAATCGGAGTAACAGAAGTGGGAGTGGATTTGAGTAGAGTTTTCAACACCAGAAGTGGCAACTCTAAATGATTGAGCAGCCCAGTTCAAGTAATCGGATCTTTCTTTACCGGCTCTCAATGGCAAACCTTCTCTGATAGCTGGTTCATCAACTTGGATAACAGTAATACCAGCACCTTCCAAGTCGTTAACTTCATCTCTTAAAGCCAAACCCAATTGCAAAGCTTGGATTTTACCAGAAACATCATCTCTTGGGAATGACCATCTCAAAATGGTGACTGGACCAGTCAACATACCCTTCATTGGTTTAGAAGTAATAGATTGAGCATAGACAGATTCTTTAACAGTCATAGCTTTTGGTCTGGAAAcatcaccaacaataattgGTGGTCTGACATATCTAGAACCATAAGATTGGACCCAACCGTTAGTGGTGAAAGCAAAAccattcaattgttcacCAAAGTATTGAACCATATCGTTTCTTTCTGGTTCACCATGGACTAAAACATCCAaaccaatttcttcttggaATCTAACAacagtttcaatttctttgttgataaaaGCTTCGTATTCTTCAGCAGTAATTTGACCTTTAGCAAATTTGTTTCTGTTGATTCTGATGTCTTTGGTTTGTGGGAAAGAAccaatggtggtggttgggAACAATGGCAAGTTGTATTTAGCCTTTTGTTCAGTTAATCTTTCTGGGAAAGCGGCTTTTCTGGTAGCCAAAGCTTCGTTAATGGTAGTTAATCTTTCTTGAACCTTTGGATCGTTGGTGATAGAAGATTCGGATCTAGCTTTGATGGAAGCAGCATTGGCTTCTAATTGTTTAGAAACATCTTCACCAGAAACATTCTTGGCAATGACAACAACTTCATCCAATTTTTGAGTAGCAAAGGAAAACCAGTCCTTGATAACAGCGTCTAATTTAGTTTCAGATTCCAAATCAACTGGAGTGTGCAacaatgaagatgaagtagcaacaacaaccttATCTTTAccaactttttcaatagCTTTTTGGACAACAGCGGAAGCCTTGGCGAAATCAGTCTTCCAAATGTTTCTACCATCGACAACACCAGCAGACAAAGTTTGACCATCTTTCAAGATAGAAGCAACTTCGTCCAATTGTTCTGGAACTCTGACGAAATCAAAGTGGAAACCAGCAACTGGCAAGTTTTCAATGGCTTTCAAGTTTGGTCTGACATCACCAAAGTAGGTAGTCAAGATCAATTCTGGGACATCAGCACCAACCAAAGCGTCGTAAGCTTCTTTGAATTTGGATTGAACAGCTTCTGGCAAgtccaaaaccaaaactgGTTCATCAATTTGAACTTGTTCAGCACCAGCTTCCTTcaatttttgcaacaattCCTTGTAAACTGGCAAGATCTTTGGTAACAAGGAAATTGGTTCCAAATCAAGGGAATCTTTGTCAGCTTTACCTAAATACAAGTAAGAAACTGGACCCAAGATGACTGGTCTGGTTTGAACACCCAAAGCTTTAGCTTCGTTGAATTCATCAACTGGTTTGATACCAGCAGCAGtgttcaatttgaattcagTAGAGTGAGAAAAGGTTGGTCTGACATAATGGTAGTTAGAATCAAACCATTTAACCATTTCCAAAGCAGTAACATCAACAGCAGCTTGAGTTTCAGTGGCTTTCTTTTGTAAACCTCTACCCATGGCAAACAAAACATCAATTGGAgccaaatcaaatttggtGTATCTTTCTGGGATAGCattaaacaacaaagaaagatCTAAAACTTGATCATAGTAGGAGAAATCATTAGATGGAATGATATCAACACCAGctttttgttgtaatttCCAATTGTGCTCTCTCAATTCTTTACCTTTAGCTAACAATTCTTCAACAGTAGCTTTACCAGACCAGTAAGCCTCGgtaattttctttaattctCTTTGACCACCAATACGTGGGAAACCTAAGACGGAAGATTGAACCattgttgattataatGGGGGGGATATAAaaagtttttgatttgtagATAAAATCTTAAcaaaattagaagaaaaataagaaaaaggaaaaagagaagaagagaataaatgaaaaatttcagAATAGGGGGggatattcaattgattttatacagttttttttctaaaatatgaaaaatttaaaagtGTGGGAGtgaaaattgaacaattccTAAACGAGGAGTGGGCGGCGAGGACTAAGAGAAACTGTGTGTGTGTGCGTGTGGGCGTGTATAGATTGTCAagtattcttcttttttgttggtaaaaaaacacaatgagggaaaatttttcagattaaacaaaatttgaaaaaatgacTCTgaaaattacaacaacGTGTAATTGGCTTATATGCAGAACTCCACTCCAAGATCTATCAAGGAAAACAATTGGAACTTATATTTTGACggcaaaaaaatatagtGTCAATGCCATCCACAATTGACCTAGGCTTCTGAAACTTTCTTATCTTGAATGACCaagattgattttgatcTATAATTGCATTTGCCACCGGTGTTGTAACTTTTTACGGTTTATTAATTGACTATATTCCAGTGGCAAACATTATCCTGGCTGGCTTTTCAGATTGAAAATCAGCaccaaaactaaaaaaacaacaaaaagataCAGTGGCATACCATTTCACGTGCACtgattcaacaaaaaattaccaaaaaaaatttttttcatttaattagTGGATCTAATTTTTGTGTTATGCTTCTTATTGTCATCTCTCTTCCGTTAACGGGGGGAATGAGCTACTGTTCTTTTTTGTGCGTGTGTTTTCCGAGATTGTCTAGATCGGGTAATTGAgttgaaattataaatatacatcatttatatatatatatacaaagCAAGACCCATATATTacaatagtagtagtagtggttcAACTTCAAACTATATACTATAACTTCTTCCCCACCAATGATGTGTTACCAAGCAATTCTTGCAGTAAAACTGTTTGGATACTTTCTGGCAAtcaattttcttaattCATCATAAGTGAATACCACTAACCCAAACCCAACTGCAATAAAGTAGTATTCAACGGGGACTTGTGATGTGCCCATAGTTCTTTGAATGGCAGgaatataattgatgacAAAATTGACCAACAAAACAAAGGGAACAACAAATATcacttttttgttttttagtATCGAGTGTTGGAAAAGACTCAAATGTCTTGTTCTTAATGACAACAAGTTAAACATTTGcaatataatcaaattgacaaaataaattgatgaagacATGTTAAGCCAATTGGTTACATTAGGAATATCTTGATAAGAACCAAAAGATAACgaaaattgatcaaatttcaaaccaCGACGagttaaattcaaaaatgcCACCAAAAATGACGTGAATGTGTAAAAAGTACCAAGACAGAAATAAGCATGGAACAAGAGTTTGAAATTGACTAATCTTTCTCCAGTTACCACTCTaggtttcttttttaacaAGTTACTTTCAGCACCTTCATATGCTAATACAATTGAACCAGCACAATCAGTTAAACAACAGATAATAATCATAAGGAATGACGACAACATTTGTGGCATACCGAAGAACACATTCATCACCACTGGCCATAATTCAGAATAACTCCCAGCTGGTAATAAGTAACAAATAgtctttttcaaattttcaaataccAATCTACCAAATTTCAATGCTTCGACGATTGATAAGAATAATTGATCAGCATCTGAATTCATAAGGATCAAATCGGCAGCTTCTTTGGCAATATCAGATGCATCCAAGATAGAGATACCAATGTCTGATTGTTTCAATGCTGGTGCATCATTGATACCGTCACCAGTCATCCCAACCACTTGACCGtacttttgaaatttttcaacaatcaataatttctgTTCTGGGGTAGTTCTAGTGAAAACCAATTCATTGTGTGCCACCAATTGTTCCCATTGTGACTCATCCAACAGGTTTAATTCAGGACCAGTGACactaattgaatttttatcaCTATCTCCCAAGGTATTCACTTTGGCAATTTTTCCACTAGTAACAATTCCACATTGTTTAGCAATTGATACCCCAgttaattcaaaatcacCAGTAATCATGACGATTTTAATACCAGCATCTCTTAAAATGCCAATCACATGgtcaatattttttcttggtggATCTTCTATACCGACTAATCCCATAAATATCAAACCAGaaccaatttcttctttcaatttatttgcACTAGTAATTCTATCAGCCAAGTTAAGTGATTGACGTGACACCATTTTTGATGCGAAAAGAATAACTCTTTTACCATCACTAGACCATTTTCTTTGGATATCCTTGTAATATTGTATTTCATCAGTGGTTAAAGGTTGCAAAGTTCcattttcattcattctGAATTGacaattatcaatcaatacaTCAGGAGCACTTTTCACTAACAATAagaaattttcattatcttcaaaACCAATTTCATTCCAACTGGAAGTTGCTGTTGCTTTCACTGGTTCAACTAATGATATCATATATTTAtcttttgaattgaaaggaatatccaattttttcatccATTTAGCTTTTAAAATTTCAGTACTGgtgtttttttcaacaaattgaagtATAGCCCTATCAGTTGCATTACCACCAAGAGCAGTGTTATTAACTATAGTGGCTTCATTACACAAGGCACCAATTGTGAATACTTGAGTGGCAGCACAACTatcaaaaatatcattgttttcttccttttcaCTTTCCTCGTGTAATTTATCACCAATACAAGACAATGTCACTTTCATGTTATTTTGGGTTAATGTTCCTGTTTTGTCAAAGCATAAAACACTACAGGAGGCCAAAGTACCACACATGTGTAATGATTTCACCAAGATTTGATGTTGTTTCATCTTTGATGCAGTTAAAAGTAAAACAAAGGCAATGGAAACCGGTAAAGATTCTGGAATTGTGGCAATGGCAAAACTAACAATGGAAATGATCAAATTGGCCACGTTGATCCAATCAGGATAATCACGATGTAACCAAGCACAccaaacaacaatcacCAAAATAACcaagaataaaataatgCATGAAATTATAGCCAcaaatctaataatttccTATTGAAGTGGAGATAATCCAGTTTTAGGTTTTGAAGATAATTGAGCAATTGAACCAAAAATTGTGTTATCACCAGTAGATACAACAATCCCTCTACCAGTACCATTGACACAAAAAGTACCTTGCATAGCAATACAAGAACTTTCCAAATAATTTGTACCTGGTTCCTCACTGAAAGAAGTAGCCATGATAGGTTTCGATTCACCAGTTAAAATTGCTCTATCAAATGACAAATCAGGGGAATTACTAATGACTCTAGCATCAGCAGGAATTTTAACCCCAGGggcaaaaataataatatcaccAGGAACAAGATCTTGAGAActgattttaattttttgacCATCTCTAATACACATAATTTCACTGGCAACCAAACTATGAATTGATTCCATAACTTTAGAGCTTGAATAATCttgaatgaaattgaatccagcttgaattaaaaacaccaccaataaAATCACCCCAAGAACCAAATTGGCAACTGCTGGAGGTGAACCTAAAGGTTTCCAACAAATGATACATAATACACCACcaactaataataacaaaccAAATCCACCAAAGAAATACATGaatattcttttcaataatcCTGATGGAGGTTTAGATTGTTTGTTGATACCATAAgttttcaagttttcttGATATTGACTTGCAGATAATCCATTAGTCAAATCAGtcttgaatttttcaacaatatcaccaatatcatcactattaaatgaataattaCTAAATTTGGTTTTAGCAGCAGCGTCAGCTTTGTCAactttatcatcattatcatcgctagaatcaattggttgatgatttttttcaatatcaatattatgAGAAATAGTTCTGAAAACAGTAGGTAATACTGAACCAGGATCAACTGATTCACgtattggaaaaattttatGTCTACTGGCTGAAGAATGACGAGAATGAAATGATAatcttctctttttatCTCTTCCTCGATGCAGTTGTTCTTCCAATTCagattcatcaaatttgatCGTTTCCTCTTTATCTTccaatttggaaattgtACTTTCTGTGTATGTAGATTccatttgatcaattagatgttatttgttgatttcttgaattAGACtagaataaaaataaacaaaaaatgaataaaagaTTAGAGAAACCTAATTACTATTTATACTTTAatggattattattgattgttaCCCTGATTCACTCAATGCCGTTtcattcttcttttccaaCAAGCACACCCACACCTACACACGTTAAGCACCCTTTCATCCTTGATTAATTGTTAATGAAAAGTATTGTGGTATGgatgttttttttgagggatttaatttctttgaGAGGGGGAGAGTTTTgctttcaaattcaataaaatatcaatacTTACTAAATTGTAGATAATAGAAAGATCGTAATTTCCTAGTTTTCATAATAGAATGGCTTGTTGTTTaactgcaaaaaaaaaaaagagaaaactAACAAAAAACTGAGATTGATTTCTTACAAcccaatttcaatcaaacgaaaaaaaaaaggtacAAGAAAAATCCCTCATGACACAAAAACAGGAACAAACAAACtagccaaaaaaaaaatacacgTACACGCACAGACACACACCCACATATATATCGAGAGAGAATGTATGTATCTATTTCTCTATCAGCCATACCTCTACTACTaattatcttcatcttaatggaaattgatttccaaTTAATTATATGACGTAAAGTTTGAGATTTTTTAGTATTGGTAAAATGTTGCAGCTACGACAATAAATTAGATTGATTTTTACTGTTTTGTAACATTTctaattgattgtttaaaTAATGACTGTGATTTATTACTCACTGATCTTGTTATTTCAGTTATTAAGAAAGTGAGTTCAACCAATATTTGATGTGTGTTGGAGTATATTTATCAAAGTAACTATT from Candida albicans SC5314 chromosome R, complete sequence encodes:
- the SHP1 gene encoding protein phosphatase regulator (Regulator of the type 1 protein phosphatase Glc7p activity, involved in control of morphogenesis, progression through the cell cycle and response to DNA damage), whose translation is MSENTPDSQLIAEFVSITNSSTYLAEQYLSRNSNDLVEAVEDFYANNEPSQKSETKKSSSSNAKGSGVKTFRDLNDEDDDEEDDKTNTNFFTGGEKSGLQVEDPNKDKDNDRSIIDQIFQKAREQMQQPDDRPSASQDDQPSPIKFSGKGFKLGDGNEPSQVVEDPNASAKKFRPSKVTREITFWKQGFTVGDGPLHRYDDPRNASVLQELNQGRVPMSILDVEFGQDVDVSVYKKTDEDWTPPKRKIGGYHGAGHRLGSPVPGEVLVNNEASSQPDIKTETEISKPKDEGEGDSTVQIRFANGKRTSHKFNSSDSILKVYEFVKNHEYNSEPTRPFTLSHAFPVKPIEESSDITISDAKLKNAVIVQRWK
- a CDS encoding uncharacterized protein (Protein similar to S. cerevisiae Pmr1p; amphotericin B induced; previously merged with orf19.2552 in Assembly 20; unmerged from orf19.2552 in a revision of Assembly 21), which translates into the protein MESTYTESTISKLEDKEETIKFDESELEEQSHRGRDKKRRLSFHSRHSSASRHKIFPIRESVDPGSVLPTVFRTISHNIDIEKNHQPIDSSDDNDDKVDKADAAAKTKFSNYSFNSDDIGDIVEKFKTDLTNGLSASQYQENLKTYGINKQSKPPSGLLKRIFMYFFGGFGLLLLVGGVLCIICWKPLGSPPAVANLVLGVILLVVFLIQAGFNFIQDYSSSKVMESIHSLVASEIMCIRDGQKIKISSQDLVPGDIIIFAPGVKIPADARVISNSPDLSFDRAILTGESKPIMATSFSEEPGTNYLESSCIAMQGTFCVNGTGRGIVVSTGDNTIFGSIAQLSSKPKTGLSPLQ
- a CDS encoding uncharacterized protein (Protein similar to S. cerevisiae Pmr1p; amphotericin B induced; previously merged with orf19.2553; unmerged from orf19.2553 in a revision of Assembly 21) yields the protein MKQHQILVKSLHMCGTLASCSVLCFDKTGTLTQNNMKVTLSCIGDKLHEESEKEENNDIFDSCAATQVFTIGALCNEATIVNNTALGGNATDRAILQFVEKNTSTEILKAKWMKKLDIPFNSKDKYMISLVEPVKATATSSWNEIGFEDNENFLLLVKSAPDVLIDNCQFRMNENGTLQPLTTDEIQYYKDIQRKWSSDGKRVILFASKMVSRQSLNLADRITSANKLKEEIGSGLIFMGLVGIEDPPRKNIDHVIGILRDAGIKIVMITGDFELTGVSIAKQCGIVTSGKIAKVNTLGDSDKNSISVTGPELNSLDESQWEQLVAHNELVFTRTTPEQKLLIVEKFQKYGQVVGMTGDGINDAPALKQSDIGISILDASDIAKEAADLILMNSDADQLFLSIVEALKFGRLVFENLKKTICYLLPAGSYSELWPVVMNVFFGMPQMLSSFLMIIICCLTDCAGSIVLAYEGAESNLLKKKPRVVTGERLVNFKLLFHAYFCLGTFYTFTSFLVAFLNLTRRGLKFDQFSLSFGSYQDIPNVTNWLNMSSSIYFVNLIILQMFNLLSLRTRHLSLFQHSILKNKKVIFVVPFVLLVNFVINYIPAIQRTMGTSQVPVEYYFIAVGFGLVVFTYDELRKLIARKYPNSFTARIAW
- the MET6 gene encoding 5-methyltetrahydropteroyltriglutamate-homocysteine S-methyltransferase (Essential 5-methyltetrahydropteroyltriglutamate-homocysteine methyltransferase (cobalamin-independent methionine synthase); antigenic in murine/human systemic infection; heat shock, estrogen, GCN-induced; Spider biofilm repressed) produces the protein MVQSSVLGFPRIGGQRELKKITEAYWSGKATVEELLAKGKELREHNWKLQQKAGVDIIPSNDFSYYDQVLDLSLLFNAIPERYTKFDLAPIDVLFAMGRGLQKKATETQAAVDVTALEMVKWFDSNYHYVRPTFSHSTEFKLNTAAGIKPVDEFNEAKALGVQTRPVILGPVSYLYLGKADKDSLDLEPISLLPKILPVYKELLQKLKEAGAEQVQIDEPVLVLDLPEAVQSKFKEAYDALVGADVPELILTTYFGDVRPNLKAIENLPVAGFHFDFVRVPEQLDEVASILKDGQTLSAGVVDGRNIWKTDFAKASAVVQKAIEKVGKDKVVVATSSSLLHTPVDLESETKLDAVIKDWFSFATQKLDEVVVIAKNVSGEDVSKQLEANAASIKARSESSITNDPKVQERLTTINEALATRKAAFPERLTEQKAKYNLPLFPTTTIGSFPQTKDIRINRNKFAKGQITAEEYEAFINKEIETVVRFQEEIGLDVLVHGEPERNDMVQYFGEQLNGFAFTTNGWVQSYGSRYVRPPIIVGDVSRPKAMTVKESVYAQSITSKPMKGMLTGPVTILRWSFPRDDVSGKIQALQLGLALRDEVNDLEGAGITVIQVDEPAIREGLPLRAGKERSDYLNWAAQSFRVATSGVENSTQIHSHFCYSDLDPNHIKALDADVVSIEFSKKDDPNYIQEFSEYPNHIGLGLFDIHSPRIPSKQEFVSRIEEILKVYPASKFWVNPDCGLKTRGWPEVKESLTNMVEAAKEFRAKY